Proteins encoded together in one Streptomyces sp. NBC_01216 window:
- a CDS encoding thiolase domain-containing protein, giving the protein MSKEPVAVVGIGQTKHVAARQDVSIAGLVREAASRALADAELTWADVDSVVIGKAPDFFEGVMMPELYLADALGAVGKPMLRVHTAGSVGGSTALVAAQLVAARVHRTVLTLAFEKQSESNAMWGLSLPVPFQQPLLAGAGGFFAPHVRAYMRRTGAPGTVGSLVAYKDRRNALRNPYAHLHEHDITLEKVQASPMLWDPIRYSETCPSSDGACAMVLTDRAGAARAPSPAAWLHGGAMRSEPTLFAGKDFVSPQAGKDCAADVYRQAGITEPRRQIDAVEMYVPFSWYEPMWLENLGFAEEGEGWKLTEAGVTALDGDLPVNPSGGVLSTNPIGASGMLRFAEAALQVRGRAGEHQVDGARKALGHAYGGGAQFFSMWLVGDRPPGA; this is encoded by the coding sequence TCTCGTCCGCGAGGCCGCCTCGCGCGCTCTCGCCGACGCCGAGCTGACCTGGGCGGACGTGGACTCCGTCGTCATCGGCAAGGCCCCCGACTTCTTCGAGGGCGTGATGATGCCGGAGCTCTACCTCGCCGACGCCCTCGGCGCGGTCGGCAAACCGATGCTCCGCGTCCACACCGCCGGCTCCGTCGGCGGGTCGACCGCGCTGGTCGCCGCCCAACTGGTGGCTGCCCGCGTCCACCGCACCGTCCTCACCCTCGCCTTCGAGAAACAGTCCGAATCCAACGCCATGTGGGGCCTCTCGCTGCCCGTCCCGTTCCAGCAGCCGCTGCTCGCCGGTGCCGGAGGGTTCTTCGCCCCGCACGTCCGGGCCTACATGCGCCGCACCGGCGCCCCCGGCACGGTCGGCTCCCTCGTCGCCTACAAGGACCGCCGCAACGCGCTCAGGAACCCCTACGCCCATCTCCACGAGCACGACATCACGCTGGAGAAGGTCCAGGCGTCCCCGATGCTCTGGGACCCGATCCGCTACTCCGAGACCTGCCCTTCCTCCGACGGGGCGTGCGCCATGGTCCTCACCGACCGGGCGGGCGCCGCGCGCGCGCCGAGCCCGGCCGCCTGGCTGCACGGCGGCGCCATGCGCAGCGAGCCCACCCTCTTCGCGGGCAAGGACTTCGTCTCGCCACAGGCCGGCAAGGACTGCGCGGCCGACGTGTACCGGCAGGCCGGCATCACCGAGCCGCGGCGGCAGATCGACGCCGTGGAGATGTACGTGCCCTTCTCCTGGTACGAACCGATGTGGCTGGAGAACCTCGGGTTCGCCGAGGAGGGCGAGGGCTGGAAGCTCACCGAGGCCGGGGTGACCGCACTCGACGGCGACCTGCCGGTGAACCCTTCGGGCGGTGTGCTCTCCACCAACCCCATCGGCGCCTCCGGCATGCTCCGCTTCGCCGAGGCGGCGCTCCAGGTCAGGGGGCGGGCGGGGGAACACCAGGTGGACGGCGCACGAAAGGCACTCGGGCACGCGTACGGAGGGGGCGCGCAGTTCTTCTCCATGTGGCTCGTGGGCGACCGTCCGCCCGGCGCGTGA